A segment of the Xenorhabdus bovienii SS-2004 genome:
ATCGCCCATTGCAATACCAAAATGTCGGTTGGATCAGCTACCTCATCACGCAATCAGGGCCTGAGCCACTGGAAAACCAGACCACGCTGCCGGATTACGAACACTACATTAATAAACAGCTGATGCCGATTGCAGACGCCATCCTGCCATTTATTCAAGATAACTTTATGACCCTGCTGACAGGGCAGATGAGCATATCTTTCGAATAATGGATACTTTTGCAGGTGACGGCTTGCTCCTCTTGAATTAACATATCGCCCCTCTAATGGGCAATGGTGCTTTTACGACCTCGTTTCCAAAAAACGAGCGATGAAAAGTGTCGTTGAAAACTATCCCTATCGATAACCAATGATGATCGATATCCAACAAAAGCAGCCATCCTGCAACCATAAATAACATTGTCTAACAGAAAACTGAGCCAAAATTTATGCCATTTACCCTTGGTCAACGCTGGATAAGCGATACAGAAAGCGAACTTGGATTAGGAACAGTCGTAGCGCTTGATACGCGCATGGTGACGTTACTTTTCCCTGCCAGCGGAGAAAACCGCCTTTACGCACGCAATGATTCACCCATTACCCGCGTTATGTTTAATGCGGGCGATACCCTGACCAGTCATGAAGGCTGGAAACTCAAGGTCGATGAAGTTCAGCAAGATAATGGCCTGTTAATCTATATCGGTACTCGTCTGGATACTGAAGAGGAAAATATCACCCTGCGAGAAGTTTTTCTGGATAGTAAGCTGACGTTTAATAAGCCCCAGGATCGTCTGTTTGCCGGTCAGATTGACCGAATGGATCGCTTTGCGCTGCGTTTCCGCGCCCGTAAACATCAAAGTGAGCAATTTCGTCTGGCTGAAAGTGGGCTGCGTGGCATTCGCGCCAGCTTAATCCCTCACCAGTTGCATATTGCCAATGAAGTCGGCAAACGCCACGCTCCCCGTGTGCTGCTGGCCGACGAAGTCGGATTAGGTAAAACCATCGAAGCTGGCATGGTTATTCACCAGCAACTCATGGCCGGTCGTGCTGAACGTGTGCTGGTCATCGTGCCGGAAAGCCTCCAGCACCAATGGCTGGTAGAAATGCTACGCCGTTTCAACCTGCGCTTTTCCCTGTTTGATGATGGTCGTTATTCCGAAGCCCTGCACGATAGCGATAATCCATTTGAAACAGAGCAGTTGATTATCTGTTCTCTGGATTTTGTTCGCCGTAATAAACAGCGTTTTGAACATCTGCTGGAAGCGAGCTGGGATTTAATGGTCGTCGATGAGGCTCATCATCTGGAATGGAGCGAAAAAGCACCAAGTCGCGAATATCAGGTCATTGAAGAGTTAGCCGAGCAGATCCCATCCGTGCTGCTGCTGACAGCAACACCCGAGCAATTAGGACAGGAAAGCCATTTTGCCCGTCTGCGTCTGCTCGATCCCAATCGTTTCCACGATTATCAGGCGTTTATTGATGAACAGCAGACGTACCGTCCGGTCGCTGATGCCGTCACCCTGCTGCTGTCTGGCGAAACACTGAACAATGACCAGCAGAACCTGATTGTCGAACTGATTAGCGAGCAGGATATTGAACCTTTGCTGAAAGCGGCAAACAGTCATCAGGATGAAGAGAGTGAAAAGTCCCGCCGTGAACTGATCGCTATGTTGATGGATCGCCACGGTACCAGCCGCCTGCTGTTCCGTAATACCCGCAGCGGCGTCAAAGGCTTTCCACACCGTGAACTGCACGAAATCAAGCTACCATTACCCGCTCAATATCAGACGGCAATCAAAGTGTCTGAAATCATGGGTGCCAAAAAATCCGTAGAAGCGCGCGCTAAGGATATGCTCTACCCGGAGCGGATCTATCAGGAGTTTGAGGGCGAAAATGCGACATGGTGGAACTTCGATCCCCGTGTGGAATGGCTGCTTGGTTTTCTGCTGGCAAACCGTGATGAAAAAGTGCTGGTGATCTGTGCCAAGGCAGAAACTGCCCTGCAACTGGAGCAGGTGCTACGCGAACGTGAAGGTATCCGCAGTGCCGTGTTCCACGAAGGGTTATCTCTGTTAGAACGCGACCGTGCCGCAGCTTATTTCGCTTCCGAAGATGAAGGAGCGCAAGTGCTGCTCTGTTCTGAAATTGGTTCTGAAGGGCGTAACTTCCAGTTTGCTAACCAGCTTGTCATGTTTGATCTGCCTTTCAACCCAGATTTGCTGGAACAACGCATTGGTCGCTTAGATCGTATCGGCCAAAGCCGGAATATCAAGATCAGCATACCTTATCTGGAAAATACCGCGCAATCGATTCTCCTGCGCTGGTATCACGAAGGTCTGAATGCCTTTGAACAGACCTGCCCAACCGGTCGCCCCATCTATGACAAATATTATGAAACTCTGGTGAATTTCCTTGCCAAGCCAAACGAACAGGCTGGCTTCACGCCATTCATTGCTGAGTGTCGTGAGCATCATGAGCAACTCAGGCAGGAGCTGGAGCAAGGCCGTGACCGTCTGCTGGAAATGAATTCCAATGGTGGCGAGCAGGGACAAAAGCTGGCAGAAACCATCGCCGCACAGGATAACGATACAGATCTGGTGAGTTTTGCTCTGAATTTGTTCGATATCATTGGCATTAATCAGGAAGATCGCAGCGACAATATTATTACCCTGAATCCATCCGATCATATGCTGGTGCCGGATTTCCCTGGCTTACCGGCAGACGGTTGCTCAATTACGTTTGATCGTGAAAAAGCCTTGTCCCGCGAAGATACCCAATTCCTGAGCTGGGAACACCCGATCATCCGTAACGGCTTAGATCTGATTTTGTCTGGAGATACCGGAAGCTGTGCCGTTTCCATTCTGAAAAACAAAGCACTGCCAGTCGGAACGCTGTTG
Coding sequences within it:
- the rapA gene encoding RNA polymerase-associated protein RapA; its protein translation is MPFTLGQRWISDTESELGLGTVVALDTRMVTLLFPASGENRLYARNDSPITRVMFNAGDTLTSHEGWKLKVDEVQQDNGLLIYIGTRLDTEEENITLREVFLDSKLTFNKPQDRLFAGQIDRMDRFALRFRARKHQSEQFRLAESGLRGIRASLIPHQLHIANEVGKRHAPRVLLADEVGLGKTIEAGMVIHQQLMAGRAERVLVIVPESLQHQWLVEMLRRFNLRFSLFDDGRYSEALHDSDNPFETEQLIICSLDFVRRNKQRFEHLLEASWDLMVVDEAHHLEWSEKAPSREYQVIEELAEQIPSVLLLTATPEQLGQESHFARLRLLDPNRFHDYQAFIDEQQTYRPVADAVTLLLSGETLNNDQQNLIVELISEQDIEPLLKAANSHQDEESEKSRRELIAMLMDRHGTSRLLFRNTRSGVKGFPHRELHEIKLPLPAQYQTAIKVSEIMGAKKSVEARAKDMLYPERIYQEFEGENATWWNFDPRVEWLLGFLLANRDEKVLVICAKAETALQLEQVLREREGIRSAVFHEGLSLLERDRAAAYFASEDEGAQVLLCSEIGSEGRNFQFANQLVMFDLPFNPDLLEQRIGRLDRIGQSRNIKISIPYLENTAQSILLRWYHEGLNAFEQTCPTGRPIYDKYYETLVNFLAKPNEQAGFTPFIAECREHHEQLRQELEQGRDRLLEMNSNGGEQGQKLAETIAAQDNDTDLVSFALNLFDIIGINQEDRSDNIITLNPSDHMLVPDFPGLPADGCSITFDREKALSREDTQFLSWEHPIIRNGLDLILSGDTGSCAVSILKNKALPVGTLLVELIYVVEAQAPKHLQLTRFLPPTPVRLLMDLKGTNLAPQVEFESFNRQLNAINRHNASKLVSAVQKEVHAILQQSEPLVEQQAREVIEKAKKEADNVLSAELSRLEALKAVNPNIRDDELEAVDSEHKHLLLNLDQANWRLDAIRLVVVSHQ